The Pseudobdellovibrionaceae bacterium region ATCCCGCTACGTCCCCGGCAAAAAAGTCGAATGCCTGTTCGACTCCAAAGCGGACCTCGCCGCCGCGCAAGCGACGCTGGAAAGCCACGGCATTCCGTCCACCATCACCGACAAATGGGGCTATCGTCCCATCACCCGTGATGTGTCGTGGGGGATTCCGGTTCCGCCCGAACTTGATCCCGAGATGAACGGCAAGACCCTTTACGTCTGGCCGGATTCGCTGATCGCGCCCATCGTGTTCACGCAAGTGGCGCTGGAAAAATCGGGGCGTTCCGCCGAGTCCTTCAAGGACTTCTGGTGCGATCCCGAAGCGACCGTCGTGCAGTTCCTGGGACAGGACAACGTCTTCTTCTACGTCATCATGCAGGGCTCGATGTGGCTGGGTCACAAAAACGATCCGCAACAGCTGCCGCAACGGGGTGACTTGCAGATGACCGAAGTCTTGAGCTGCTATCACCTGCAGGTGAACGGCGAAAAGATGAGTAAATCCAAAGGCAACTTCTACACCGGCGATCAGCTGCTTGAAATGGGCTACGGACCGGATCAGGTCCGCTATTATCTGGCGATGTTGAGTCTTGCGGTGAAGGCGTCGAACTTCGACTTCGAGCACTTCAAAGAGCGCAACAAATTCCTGGCCGGGCCGATGAACGCGGCTTTTGAAAAACCCATTTCGGCCTGCCACTCGAAGTACGGCGGCCAGGTTCCCGAAGGGAAACTGATTGGGAAGGCCGAAGCGGAAACCTTGAAGATCGTGCAGATGTATCTGCGCTCGATGCAGAAGGGGGACTACGCGGTCCTGCTGGGCCAGGTGGAAAACTACGCGCGCCAGATCAACTCGCTCTTCGCGCAGTTCAAACCCCACGACGACCGCGCGCCCGAGGCCGAGCGCAAAGACGCGCTCTTCACCTGCTTCTACGTGCTGAAGAACTTGATGATCATGCTGGCGCCCTTCGTTCCGCATACGATGAACGAGCTTCGCCAATCGCTGAATCTGCCCGAAAGCGCGCTGCGCGCCGAGGAGCTGGGAACGGGGTTACCCGCGGGTCACGTCATCGGCCCCAAGCGCACTTATTTCCCGGCGGTCGAGGGCGAAACGACCGAGGCCTGAGCCTCGGGGGCGACTCATTTCATCTGGTCGCGTAGAAACTGGAGCATCTCTTCCCGTTTGTAGGGTTTCGAGAAGATCGTTTTGAACGGAAAGTCCGTGTGCACGGCTAGATCCCCGGTGATCAGCGCGAGCGTCGGCCCCGGAGGGATACGTTTCGCGATTTCGTCGCCGGTCGTTCCCGGAAGCCGATAGTCCAAAAATACGACGTCAAATTTTTCCGACTGCAGACGCTTGAGGCCCGCGACCGCGTCGGCCGAAGTCGATATTTCGATCTCGGGGCTCGAGAACAGGTCCGCGAACATCTCGAGAAGATCCGGTTCGTCGTCGAGATAAAAAACCTTAAGCGCCATGCAGACTCGCCTCATTCCGTGGAGTCGGGGCCCGCGGGAAATCCAACTCGAAGCAGGTGTTCTTTTCGGCCCGGTTCAAACGAATCGAAGCCCGGTGCTGATCCAAAATTCCTTTCACGATCGAAAGACCCAAACCCGTGCCTTCGCCGACGGGTTTCGTCGTGAAGAAAGGTTGGAAGAGTTTCGGTTCCACATCGTGAGAGATCCCTTTGCCGGCATCCACCACCCGCAAAGTGACGCCCGTCGGGGAAGAGTGAACCTCCATGCGGATCCAGCGCTCGGGAAGCTCTTTGATCGCATCGATCCCGTTGTTGAGCAAATTGACGATGACCTGCTCGATCTCGACGGCGTCGCAGTAGATGGCAGCGTCACCTTGGGCCTCGAATGAAATCGTCACGTCATGGCGACGGGCTTTGCCTTCGACCAAGATCAAAGCGTCTTGGATGACGGTGCGTAGATCCACGACCGAGAATTCGGTCGTGCCGGTGGTGCGGGCGAATTTCTGTAGACCCTTGACGATCTTTTCGATGCGGCCCGAGGCCCGGCGAATGATGTCGATTTTCTTTTGAAACTTTGCCGCATCCTCACGCGCCGTTTCGAGCAGCTCGGCCGAGCCCACGATCATCGCGAGGGGGTTATTGATTTCGTGGGCAACCCCGGCGGCCATTTCCCCCAGCGATGCGAGCTTTGCGTTGTGCAAAGACTTGGCCTTTTCGAACTCGAGCGCTTCGCGAATCGCCAACTCCTGCGTGAGGTCCCGCGCAATCCCGACGAATCCGTAAACTGCGCCCTGCGAATCCCGTAGGGGCGTGATGCTAAGGCGGGCTTGGAAATTCGTTCCGTCCTTGCGAACGAGCGTCCACTGCCGACTATCGGTGACGCCGTTGCGTGCGCGATAAGTAAAGGTGTCCAAGCAAGGTTTGGCGAGATTCAACCCGAACTCGCGGTTCAGCTCCAATGTCGCCTGCATCATCTCTTCGCGCAGGTGAAAGATCGCTGAAGTGGATTTACCCACAAGTTCTTCGGGCTGGTACCCCAGCATTTTGACCGAATGCTCGTTCATTCCGGTGAGCACACCGTCGCGGTCCACCGTAACCAAAATCGCGTCGGCGCTGTCCATGACGGTGCGGTTGAAGTTCAGAAGTTGTTTCATCTTTTCTTCGCGGAAGACGGTTTCGGTCACGTCCGCGGCCGTTCCCAAGAAGCGGGTCCCCATTCGGTCCCGAACAAGATTCGCCCGACAGTCGAAGTATTTGATGCTGCCGTCGTCAAAGAGGAGGCGGTGGCGGACGTTGTAGTCGTTCCCAGTTTCCAGACTCTCTTTCATCGCGGCGTTGACCAGCGGCATATCGTCGGGATGGACGCGCATCTTGACGCAGTCCGCGAGGGCGCTTTCGTCATGGTCGGGGCTGACTTCATAGAGTCGGAAGAAGTTCTGCGACCCGGTGAATGAATTCGATTCGAAGTGGAATTCCCAGCTTCCCATCCGCGCCACTTCCTGCGCGTGATTCAATTTGTTCTGCGTTTCGGTCAGGCGGGTGAGGTCGGTCTGAATCGAAAGGTACTTCATGATCTTGCCGTGCATATCGCGAATCGGCGTGATGACGGTGTTCACCCAATAGATGGATCCGTCTTTTGCTTGGTTGTTCAGAATCCCGGTCCAGTGCTTCCCCTGGGCTAGGACTTCCAGCATTTGCGCGCGGAGCTCCGGCGGGCGACCGGGCGGGATCAGCTTTTCGTGGGTTTCGCCGATCAGCTCTTCACGGCGATATCCGCACTGAATGCAGTAGTAGTCGTTCACGTCGGTGATACGTCCTTCGGCGTCGGTCCAGCAGACGAGGGCGGTTTGATTGAGCGCCTCCATGATCTGGTTCATCTCGTGCTGTTGGGTTTGCAGTTGGCGCAGCGCCGTTTTTTCGCGGGTGACGTCCCGGCAGGTCGTTTGGATATAGGTTTTTCCGTCATGCGTGATCCGGCTCAGCAGCACGATGCAGTGGACCTCGGTCCCATCCTTACGCACATGCAACCAGTCGAAATAGTGACTGCCGGTTTCCATCGTGAGCGCCAAGATCCGCATGGCCTTGGTGCGCGAGCTTTCACCGTCCGGTTGGAACTCGGGCGACAGATCCCAAGGCGTTCTTGCGAAGAACTCCTCGCGGGAGGTGTATCCGAAGAGCGCCAAGGTTGCGTCGTTACATTCGACGAAACGGTGGTGCTCCACGGACAGTAGGGACATCGCATCCGAAAAGTGGGAATAAGTGAGTTCCATAACAATTATTATCCCCAATTTAAGCGACGTCGGGAAGTGCTACCAAGAGGGCACCTCGCGTCGCGGATCTGGGGCGAAGAAGATTTCTTCCGCGCCCCAGGAATGGAATGTTAATGTTCTCCCCATGTCGCTCGAGAAGGGGCTCGTCTGGGCCCACCAAGACATTCGGTTGACGGGATATTCGCTCGCGGGAATCACGACCAGCGTGGGCTTTTCCGCCGCCGACGCGCTTTTTGACGTCGGCCAGGGCTTGCCGTGGCAAATCCCATTCGGAAACATCCTGATCACCCACGGCCATATGGACCACGCGGCGGGCCTTCCCTATTTGATCGGGCAAAAGGCGATGCACGGGACCTCGCGTGCCCGTATCCACTTGCCCCCGCACTTGATCGAACCTTTAGGTGAAATCATGCGGATTTGGTCGGGGGTCGAAGAGCACACCTACAACTTCGAGTTCATTCCTGTTTTCCCGGGGCGGGACTATCCGCTCAAGGGGGACTACTTCGCGCGTAGCTTCCCGACGGTCCACCGGGTGCCTTCGACCGGGTACACGATCTTTGAACGCAAGAAACGCTTGAAAGAGGAGTTCCGCGGGCGTTCGCCGTCCGAGCTCGGTCGACTTCGTCATGGCGGCACCGTGATTGATGAATCCTACGAGGCCAACGTTCTTTCGTTCACCGGGGATACGCAGATCGAGTTTCTCGATTCCGCGCAGGCGCGGGAAAGTCAGGTCCTCGTGATGGAGTGCACGTTCTGGGACGACAAACGAAACGTCGCCCGGGCCCGGGAGTGGGGGCATATCCATCTCGATGAATTGATCCCCCGGCTGGACGACATTCGCGCGCAAAAAATTTTGCTCATTCACAGTTCGGTGCGCTACGCGCCGGCGGAGCTCGTGCGCATCTTGGACGAGAAAGTCCCGGCCGTGCATCGTGCGCGCGTCGAGGTCTTTCCTCGCGGTCGCTAGAGGCGTAAACGCATCTCGATGTCGCCGCGTTCGTAATCGGGATGGGGACCTAGTCGGGTCGTCTCGAAGCCGTGCTTTTTGTAAAGGGCGATCGCGGGCGTCAAGAGGGTGTTGGAGATCAGGACGACTTCGCGCGCGCCCCGTTCACGTGCCCAACCGATCGCGGCCCGCATCAGCAAATCGCCCGCGCCCCGGCCTTGCGCTTTGGGGGACACCGCCATTTTCGCGAGCTCATATTCGCTTTCGCCGTGGGGGAT contains the following coding sequences:
- a CDS encoding response regulator, which produces MALKVFYLDDEPDLLEMFADLFSSPEIEISTSADAVAGLKRLQSEKFDVVFLDYRLPGTTGDEIAKRIPPGPTLALITGDLAVHTDFPFKTIFSKPYKREEMLQFLRDQMK
- a CDS encoding PAS domain S-box protein — protein: MELTYSHFSDAMSLLSVEHHRFVECNDATLALFGYTSREEFFARTPWDLSPEFQPDGESSRTKAMRILALTMETGSHYFDWLHVRKDGTEVHCIVLLSRITHDGKTYIQTTCRDVTREKTALRQLQTQQHEMNQIMEALNQTALVCWTDAEGRITDVNDYYCIQCGYRREELIGETHEKLIPPGRPPELRAQMLEVLAQGKHWTGILNNQAKDGSIYWVNTVITPIRDMHGKIMKYLSIQTDLTRLTETQNKLNHAQEVARMGSWEFHFESNSFTGSQNFFRLYEVSPDHDESALADCVKMRVHPDDMPLVNAAMKESLETGNDYNVRHRLLFDDGSIKYFDCRANLVRDRMGTRFLGTAADVTETVFREEKMKQLLNFNRTVMDSADAILVTVDRDGVLTGMNEHSVKMLGYQPEELVGKSTSAIFHLREEMMQATLELNREFGLNLAKPCLDTFTYRARNGVTDSRQWTLVRKDGTNFQARLSITPLRDSQGAVYGFVGIARDLTQELAIREALEFEKAKSLHNAKLASLGEMAAGVAHEINNPLAMIVGSAELLETAREDAAKFQKKIDIIRRASGRIEKIVKGLQKFARTTGTTEFSVVDLRTVIQDALILVEGKARRHDVTISFEAQGDAAIYCDAVEIEQVIVNLLNNGIDAIKELPERWIRMEVHSSPTGVTLRVVDAGKGISHDVEPKLFQPFFTTKPVGEGTGLGLSIVKGILDQHRASIRLNRAEKNTCFELDFPRAPTPRNEASLHGA
- a CDS encoding class I tRNA ligase family protein codes for the protein MSQPGTKPENRFTPPTDVPSALKQAKKPKKVVVTAGMPYANGPLHLGHLAGAHVPADIYARWMRMLIGAENVLFVNGNDDHGSTSEVAAVRAGKTIREFIDTIHEKQKETLKKYSVQTDVFTGTSRPETYPKHEKYSQDFLRKLHANGMLEKRVTEQWFDPKANRFLQDRFVRGTCPNCGATEAYSDECDTCGTTFDPSTLKSPRSEISDATPELRKTAHWWLDMWKVADPLKTWIDSKTKAWRSAIIQEVTNVVLIGCRFENVHEEKYKEIKDTLPKHKSRYVPGKKVECLFDSKADLAAAQATLESHGIPSTITDKWGYRPITRDVSWGIPVPPELDPEMNGKTLYVWPDSLIAPIVFTQVALEKSGRSAESFKDFWCDPEATVVQFLGQDNVFFYVIMQGSMWLGHKNDPQQLPQRGDLQMTEVLSCYHLQVNGEKMSKSKGNFYTGDQLLEMGYGPDQVRYYLAMLSLAVKASNFDFEHFKERNKFLAGPMNAAFEKPISACHSKYGGQVPEGKLIGKAEAETLKIVQMYLRSMQKGDYAVLLGQVENYARQINSLFAQFKPHDDRAPEAERKDALFTCFYVLKNLMIMLAPFVPHTMNELRQSLNLPESALRAEELGTGLPAGHVIGPKRTYFPAVEGETTEA
- a CDS encoding GNAT family N-acetyltransferase produces the protein MSEKSADLRVVTYDPQYLPAFIALNREWIEKFFKIESNDVLQLENAETAILQRGGEILFILDGAEAIGTCAMIPHGESEYELAKMAVSPKAQGRGAGDLLMRAAIGWARERGAREVVLISNTLLTPAIALYKKHGFETTRLGPHPDYERGDIEMRLRL
- a CDS encoding MBL fold metallo-hydrolase — encoded protein: MSLEKGLVWAHQDIRLTGYSLAGITTSVGFSAADALFDVGQGLPWQIPFGNILITHGHMDHAAGLPYLIGQKAMHGTSRARIHLPPHLIEPLGEIMRIWSGVEEHTYNFEFIPVFPGRDYPLKGDYFARSFPTVHRVPSTGYTIFERKKRLKEEFRGRSPSELGRLRHGGTVIDESYEANVLSFTGDTQIEFLDSAQARESQVLVMECTFWDDKRNVARAREWGHIHLDELIPRLDDIRAQKILLIHSSVRYAPAELVRILDEKVPAVHRARVEVFPRGR